The following is a genomic window from Staphylococcus saccharolyticus.
TGAGTTTGGTTTTTTTGGTGTCATAGTACCTACACGAGTACAAACACCACGTTTTTGAGGTGAGTTTAAGTCAGTAAATTGTTTCTTTTTACTATTGAAACCTCTATTTAAAGCTGGTGAATCTGATTTTTTTGTTTTGCTTTTTCTTGGTTTGCGTACTAATTGGTTAATAGTTGGCATGACTGTGTCCTCCTCTCTTCACTTTTTAATTCCACACATCCAGGTGGTTCATTTTATGGTTAAATAAAATTTAGTAAGCAACATCCTTACTAATTCTCATTCAATAACGCAACAATTGTTGCATTAACATTGATACCTACATATTCTCCTAAGGCGCGTTGGCTTGAGAAAAATGTAATAGGTATATTTTTATGATTGATATAGCTTAACACGCGAGTTAGTAAATGAACTTCAACGTCTTTAGCAATAATCAATGATGTAACTTGATCTCTTTTTAACACTTTGAGCGTCTCTTTGAGACCGACTACATAATGTTGTTTGTTAAAGCGTGCAACTTTTTCATTAGACATTTAAATATCCTCCAAAGTTCTGCCTGCATCAACCTTTAATATATTAACATTATTCAGCTATTATAGTCAACAATTTATCCAGTCATTTATTATAAAAATAAAATTTTGATTACTGAGAAAATACTGATTAAAAATCAAATAGAGTCTATCGCAATATAAATATAGGGCAGAACGCTTTCATTGTTCCACCCTAATCAAATATTTCGATTTAAATTTTTAGTAGCAATACTATTCAGTAATCTCTACTTCCTCATTTGCTTCTGCTACTGGAGTAGACGTTTTATCATATTGAATATCACTATAACGTCTCATACCAGTACCTGCAGGAATAAGTTTACCAATAATTACATTTTCTTTTAAACCAAGTAAGTCATCTCGTTTACCTTTAATTGCTGCATCGGTAAGTACACGAGTTGTTTCTTGGAATGACGCCGCTGATAAGAAGCTTTCAGTTTCAAGAGAAGCTTTTGTAATACCAAGCAATACTGGTTTAGCAGTTGCTGGACGTTTACGATGTTTAAATGCATCTCTATTTGCATCTGTAAAGCTATGAATGTCTACAAGTGAACCTGGTAATAATTTTGTGTCACCAGCTTCAATAATACGTACTTTTCGTAGCATTTGTCTTACCATTACTTCAACGTGTTTATCATCAATTTCCACACCTTGCATACGGTAAACTTTTTGTACTTCTTTTAATAGGTAGCTTTCAGTTGCGTTGAGACCTGCTACTGCTAA
Proteins encoded in this region:
- a CDS encoding ribosomal L7Ae/L30e/S12e/Gadd45 family protein, yielding MSNEKVARFNKQHYVVGLKETLKVLKRDQVTSLIIAKDVEVHLLTRVLSYINHKNIPITFFSSQRALGEYVGINVNATIVALLNEN